The following are encoded together in the Lathyrus oleraceus cultivar Zhongwan6 chromosome 3, CAAS_Psat_ZW6_1.0, whole genome shotgun sequence genome:
- the LOC127126897 gene encoding trihelix transcription factor ENAP1 — translation MASSPTDSNPPSAVPLPLSLPAPPPPTTSRRLPPPCWTPEETSALIDAYRDKWYSLGRTNLKAIHWQEVADAVTARCPNASPTNKTAVQCRHKMEKLRKRYRSEIQRLRSLPIPRSRSSSSWVHFKSMDSMEKGPSPPSPPSPPPKLENHNHLNHRETLVDNDDLDDDDLYEELRSAAGGGSGNNRNLDKFYRNGSSGGGFRIRIPTGVSVAQPGSKFYGGHHQKMNMNSNQTESGSRGYINGGTRLVKEKIGLGKREREREVEKERDPTGEMVNAIKVLRDGFVRMEHMKMEMAREIETMRMEMEMKRTEMILESQQRIVEAFAKAVSEKNKKRKLHKGNSNINNIASPSES, via the coding sequence ATGGCCTCTTCTCCTACCGATTCAAACCCTCCTTCCGCCGTTCCCCTCCCACTTTCCTTACCTGCCCCACCACCACCAACCACCTCCCGTCGTCTTCCTCCACCCTGCTGGACACCTGAGGAAACATCTGCCCTAATCGATGCTTACCGTGACAAATGGTACTCCCTCGGCCGTACCAATCTCAAAGCCATCCATTGGCAGGAAGTTGCCGACGCTGTCACCGCTCGTTGCCCTAATGCTTCGCCCACCAATAAAACCGCCGTTCAGTGCCGTCACAAAATGGAGAAACTCAGGAAACGTTACCGATCTGAGATTCAACGGCTCAGATCTCTCCCGATTCCGCGATCTCGTTCTTCTTCCTCATGGGTTCATTTCAAATCCATGGATTCCATGGAAAAAGGTCCTTCTCCGCCTTCTCCACCTTCTCCACCACCAAAACTTGAAAATCATAACCATCTCAACCACCGTGAAACCCTAGTTGATAACGATGATCTCGACGATGACGATCTATACGAGGAACTCCGAAGCGCTGCTGGCGGAGGTTCTGGAAACAACAGAAATCTTGATAAATTCTACCGGAACGGATCTTCCGGCGGTGGATTCCGGATCCGGATCCCAACCGGTGTGAGTGTTGCACAACCTGGATCTAAATTCTACGGTGGCCACCATCAGAAAATGAACATGAATAGTAACCAGACGGAATCTGGTTCTCGCGGTTATATTAACGGTGGAACTAGGCTTGTGAAGGAGAAGATTGGGTTGGGGAAGAGAGAGAGGGAAAGAGAGGTAGAGAAAGAAAGAGACCCTACTGGTGAAATGGTGAATGCTATTAAGGTTTTGAGAGATGGCTTTGTGAGGATGGAGCATATGAAGATGGAGATGGCTAGAGAGATCGAAACGATGCGAATGGAGATGGAGATGAAACGAACTGAAATGATTCTTGAGTCTCAGCAGAGGATTGTTGAAGCATTCGCCAAAGCGGTATCGGAGAAGAACAAGAAGAGGAAACTACATAAGGGTAATAGTAACATCAACAACATAGCTTCGCCTTCGGAATCGTAG
- the LOC127130779 gene encoding myosin-8, whose protein sequence is MSAINLARNSIRHETIKHIEMRFRYFREQVSNGKLNLEHYITDNQITNIMIKVVQVELFNRLRTMNLIGVLDIYGFESFKTNSFEQFCINLTNENLQQHFNQHVFKMEQEEYTKEEIDWSYIEFIDNQDVLDLIEKKPGGIIALLDEARMFPRSTHETFAEKLYQTLKDNKRFSKPKLSRTDFTINHYAGDVTYQTDIFLDKNKDYVVPEHAALLCASKCSFVSGLFPPLHEESTKSTKFSSIATQFKQQLQSLLETLSATEPHYIRCVKPNNLLKPGIFENNDVLQHLRCGGVMEAIRISCAGYPTRKNFDEFVQRFSIMEPRVLKSCPDEMTACKRLLDKANLKDYQVTLNHR, encoded by the exons ATGTCTGCTATCAATTTGGCCAGGAATTCGATAAGGCATGAAACAATCAAACACATTGAGATGAGATTCCGTTATTTTAGAGAACAAGTATCAAATGGAAAACTAAACTTGGAACACTACATAACTGATAATCAGATTACAAATATCATGATAAAGGTTGTGCAAGTGGAGTTATTCAATAGATTGAGAACTATG AACTTAATTGGAGTTCTAGATATATACGGATTTGAGAGTTTCAAGACAAACAG CTTCGAGCAATTTtgtatcaatttgacaaatgAGAACTTACAGCAGCATTTCAACCAG CATGTCTTCAAAATGGAGCAAGAGGAATATACAAAGGAAGAAATTGATTGGAGTTATATAGAGTTCATTGATAATCAAGATGTTCTCGATCTTATTGAGAAG AAACCTGGCGGCATTATTGCTCTTCTGGACGAGGCCCG TATGTTTCCAAGATCAACGCACGAAACATTTGCTGAAAAGCTATATCAAACACTTAAGGACAATAAGCGATTCAGCAAACCGAAGTTGTCACGAACTGACTTCACCATCAATCACTATGCTGGTGAT GTCACGTATCAAACTGATATTTTCCTTGATAAAAACAAAGACTACGTTGTTCCGGAACACGCTGCGCTGCTCTGTGCTTCCAAGTGCTCCTTTGTTTCAGGACTTTTCCCACCTTTACACGAGGAAAGTACTAAATCAACAAAGTTTTCTTCTATAGCCACTCAGTTTAAG CAACAACTGCAATCTTTGCTTGAAACATTGAGTGCGACTGAGCCACACTACATTCGTTGTGTAAAGCCAAATAATCTTCTTAAACCGGGGATATTTGAGAACAACGATGTGTTACAGCATCTTCGATGTGGG GGTGTAATGGAGGCAATTAGGATAAGTTGCGCTGGATATCCAACTCGAAAGAACTTTGATGAATTTGTTCAGCGATTTAGTATAATGGAACCTAGGGTTCTAAAATCATG TCCTGATGAGATGACGGCTTGCAAGAGACTTCTAGATAAAGCAAACCTTAAAGATTATCAG GTTACATTGAATCATAGATGA
- the LOC127130780 gene encoding E3 ubiquitin-protein ligase RGLG1: protein MGDCPGRKKNGDSIHVAIALDKDGYDSANVLVVSSLDTGEGWVMDSGFFYHMCSRKEYFKTLKMESCEVVLLGDNNACKVIEGLASAGLDSSNLILGVDFAMHNEWTTKNPFKRRSLHHIGNGLNPYEQAISIIGKTLAAFDEDNLIPCFGFGDLSTRDQDVFSFNPDESYCNGFEQVLSRYREIAPNIQFAGLRSFAPIIEMAMTIVEKGGGEYRVLVVIANSQVTRTINSQHGRLSPQEQKTVDAIVEARYVLFIYILCDSKYPLSIILIGVGDGPWDMMEEFQDNIPTRAFDNFQFVNFTEIMANNISLSRKEAAFALAAFMKIPSQYKAAIELHLLGSRKANAPKRVSLPTPSYDSVSIGSSSTYDNQVYLRKCF, encoded by the exons ATGGGGGATTGTCCTGGGAGGAAGAAGAATGGTGATTCTATTCATGTTGCAATTGCCTTAGATAAGGATGGCTATGATAGTGCTAATGTATTAGTGGTATCGAGTTTGGATACTGGAGAGGGTTGGGTCATGGACTCAGGTTTCTTTTATCATATGTGTTCAAGAAAAGAATACTTTAAGACTTTGAAGATGGAGTCATGTGAGGTAGTACTCCTTGGTGACAATAATGCTTGCAAG GTGATTGAGGGTCTTGCAAGTGCAGGACTTGATTCTTCCAATCTTATTCTTGGAGTTGATTTCGCCATGCACAATGAGTGGACAA CAAAAAATCCATTTAAGAGACGGAGTTTGCACCATATTGGGAATGGTTTAAATCCATATGAACAAGCAATATCAATTATTGGGAAAACCTTGGCTGCATTTGATGAGGATAACTTGATTCCATGTTTTGGATTTGGGGATTTATCAACACGTGACCAAGATGTCTTTAGTTTCAATCCGGACGAAAGTTATTGCAATGGATTTGAACAAGTTTTGAGTCGGTATAGGGAAATTGCCCCTAATATTCAATTTGCAG GCCTTAGATCCTTTGCACCCATCATTGAAATGGCCATGACAATCGTGGAGAAAGGTGGAGGTGAATACCGTGTTCTAGTCGTAATTGCAAATAGCCAG GTAACAAGAACTATTAACTCTCAACATGGGAGGCTTAGTCCACAAGAGCAAAAAACTGTGGATGCCATTGTTGAGGCTAggta TGTTTTATTTATCTACATACTTTGTGATAGTAAATATCCTCTTTCAATCATATTGATTGGTGTTGGAGATGGACCTTGGGACATGATGGAGGAGTTTCAAGACAATATACCAACTAGAGCATTTGATAATTTTCAG TTTGTGAATTTCACGGAAATTATGGCAAACAACATTTCACTTTCACGAAAAGAGGCAGCATTTGCTCTAGCAGCATTCATGAAAATTCCTTCTCAGTATAAAGCTGCAATAGAGCTTCATCTACTAGG TAGTAGGAAGGCCAATGCTCCTAAGAGAGTTTCCCTACCAACACCCTCTTATGATTCAGTATCTATTGGCTCAAGTTCTACTTATGACAATCAGGTATATCTTAGAAAGTGCTTCTAA